A window from Ciconia boyciana chromosome 21, ASM3463844v1, whole genome shotgun sequence encodes these proteins:
- the ZCCHC17 gene encoding zinc finger CCHC domain-containing protein 17 isoform X2 has protein sequence MEVLPELYAIFQGEVATVTEYGAFIKIPGCRKQGLVHKTHMSSCRVDKPSEIVDVGDKVWVKLIGKEMKDDKLKLSLSMKVVNQGTGKDLDPNNVSLDQDERKKRTFRDYTSQKITLEAVLNTVCKKCGCKEENYIFYHLL, from the exons ATGGAGGTGCTGCCCGAGCTCTACGCCATCTTCCAGGGAGAG GTTGCTACAGTGACAGAATATGGGGCATTTATAAAAATTCCAGGCTGCAGGAAACAAg GCCTTGTCCATAAGACTCACATGTCCTCCTGCCGCGTGGATAAACCCTCAGAGATAGTAGATGTTGGAGACAAAGTATGGGTGAAACTTATCGGAAAAGAG ATGAAAGATGACAAACTGAAACTCTCCCTCTCCATGAAGGTTGTTAACCAAGGCACGGGAAAAGACCTCGACCCAAACAATGTTTCTCTTGA TCAGGACGAGAGGAAAAAACGCACGTTCAGAGACTACACGAGTCAGAAGATCACACTTGAAGCTGTCTTGAACACTGTGTGCAAGAAATGCGGTTGCAAAG AGGAGAACTACATTTTCTATCACTTGttatga